From the Polaribacter gangjinensis genome, the window TAGAGACTTCAATACAACAATTATAAAAATCCTCACTTTCAAATCCCCAAGAAGCAGTTTGATATACTCCAGAAATCTTTCGAATATCGCCTACTTTTTCGGCAATACCTTCAATAGCATTTTGTAAATTTTCAGTTTTATCTCCAAGATTAGTTCCTAAAGATAAATAGGCGATTCGTTGTATTTTCATAAAGTATTACAAAGAAAATAAAACGTTTGGTAACTTGTATTATTTAATGTGTTTTTTTTAAATTTCAATTAAAAAGAGGTTATAAACTATAAATACAAATTGACGGGTTTTTAATTCTAAATGCCATTTATTTTTTTAAATTGATAATGTGAAATTGTTTTATGTTTGGATTTACATAAAAACTGTTAAAACCTTCTTTTTAAATATAATTATTCTTTTAAAAGCAATATATTTGAAAACTTATAACAACCGTTTTTTAATGAGATTCACTTACTACGCATGCTGTTTCTTTTTTTTATCGTTTTTTTCGATAAAAAGCTTTTCACAAGAAACATTGCCAATTTACCAAGATTATTTATCAGATAATGTTTTTTTAGTGCATCCTTCTGCTGCTGGTATTGGAAATTCAAGCAAATTGCGATTTACAGCAAGACAACAATGGGCAGGAATTCCAAATGCTCCAGCACTTCAAACAGTAAGTTTTCATACTCGTTTTAACGAATATTCAAATGCTGGATATGGTTTGGTTTTGTTTAATGACAAAAATGGATTTCATTCGCAATTAGGAGTTCAAGGAACTTATGCCTATCATTTGCCTTTGAGCGATGGCAGATTATTCAATCAATTGTCTTTTGGATTGGCATTTACTTTTGTGCAAAATCAATCAGATCAACGAACTTTTACAGGAGACAGAGCCATTGCAGCAATCATTGAAAGTACTAGTTACTATAATGCAGATTTTAGTGTGGCTTATCATTTAGGAGGCTTATCATCTTATTTTACTGTAAAAAATTTATTATTAACAGCCAAAAATAATCTGAATGTTCAAGAACCATTAGATTTGAGAAATTATATTTTTTCTGCAGGATATTATTTTGGTGAAGAACTTTTTGTTCAGTTTGAGCCTTCTATCATGATGCAATTCAGAGAAGGAACAGGAGAGCGAATTGCTGATGTAAATATCAAAGCATATAAAACATTTTCGCAAACTCAACTTTGGGCAGCACTTTCTTACAGACAAAGCTTTGATACGAATGCCATACAAAATGCACGTTATGTATCACCAATTGTAGGAATTAATTACCAGAATTGGATGTTTTCATACACTTATACCAATCAAATGAACGAAACTGTTTTGACAAACTCTGGTTTTCATCAAGTTTCTGTGGGTGTAAATTTATGGACTAGAGAACAAAGAGCAGCTGCATGTCCTAATATCAATTCAGCTTTTGGAGGATTTTAAAAGTCTCTACTTTTTATTTCTGTAAAAGCAATTTCGTTTCCTACAAGCATCTCTAAAACCTTACAATCACTGTTCGAAAAAAATTGATGTTTTCCAGGTTGATTAGCTGTTTGGAGTAAGTTGTTCTTTTCTAAAATAGCTTTTGTTTGTTTTGCAACTGCCAAACCTGAATCAATAATTTGCATTTTTTCTCCCACAATTCTACGAATTTGAGGAATCAAATACGGATAATGAGTGCAACCTAATACCAAACAATCTACGTTTTGAGCTAACATGGGTTGAAGATAAGATTCTAATAACATGGTCATTTCAGGAGAATTTATTTTTCCAGCTTCAATCAACTCAACCAATCCCTTTCCAACAATTTCTTTGATTGTAATGTGCGATTTAAAAATACTAGATGTTGCTTCAAAAAGTTCGCTATTTAAAGTTCCTTTGGTGGCTAAAATTCCAACGACATTGGTTTTTGTAGATAATGCAGCTGGTTTTATAGCAGGTTCAATACCAATAAAAGGAATCGTATAATTTTTACGTAAAGTTTTGATAGCGTTTGTTGTAGCAGTATTGCAGGCAACTACAATGATTTTACAGTTTTGATTTAGTAAAAACTCAGTATTTTTTATAGAAAGCTCAATGATTTCATCTTTTGATTTTTCTCCATAAGGAGCATTTTTACTATCTGCTAAATAAATTGTATTTTCATTAGGCAATAAGGTAACAATCTCTTTCCAGATGGAAGTTCCTCCAACTCCAGAATCAAAAATACCAATAGGAAAACTTGCAGATTGCGCCATGTTGTAAAAATAAAAAAACCTACTTAATTAAGCAGGTTTTTATGAATTTATAAAATATGATTTCTTAGAATCCTAATTTTGCTTTTACAGCATTGAATAAATCTTCGCCTTTAGAAACTAGCAAACCTTTGCCAATTGATGAATCAAAAACATACACAATACCTTTTGCAGCAGCAACATCTTCAATAGCTTTTTGCGCTTTTTCGATGATTGGATTTAAACCTTCTGCGTATTTTTTTTGCATTTCCTGACCAGCAGTTTGTCTTAATTGCTCATATCTTTGGTTTTCTTGCTGCACTTCTAAAGCTCTAGATTCATTGATTTCTTTAGTTTGTGCATTTTGTTCAGCTTGGTATTTTTTTACTTTTGCTTCTAACTTTTTGCCCATTCCTTCAATTTCGTCTTGATAGGTTTTTTGTAATTTCTCCATATCTAACTTTAATTTATTAGTTGATGGCATTTCTGCTACTAATTTTTCGAAATCGATGTGACCGAATTTTTGTGCATTTGCAACTCCACCCAACCCTAAAGTAAATACAGCAATTAATAGTAACGTTTTAAAATTTCTCATTCTTGTTTTGATTTAATAATTATTCTTGATTTTTTTTCTTTTTTTCTTCTTCTTTTTTCTTTTTTAGCGCTTCTTGTTTTTCTCTTAATATTTTTCGTTGTTCTTCTCTTTTTTTCGCTAATGCCTCTTTTTTGTCTTCTATTTCTTTCTTTTTAGCGTCAACTAAGGCCTTTTTTTCTTCTTCTTTTTTCTCTAACTCGTCTTTCTTTTCTGTAATTAGCGCTTCTTTTTTATCTATTAACTCCTGTTGTTTTTCAGAAATTTCTTTGTCTACTAAAGGATTTTTCTCATTTTTCTTATTTCGTTGATCCTTTTTTTCTTCAGACAATCTTGTCCTGTCAATTGTTGCTAAAACGAGGTCGCTAATATCGTATTTTTTATTGGAATATAGCATTACCAAATCACTAGATTTTTCAAAAACAAAATCATAATTTTTTCTATTTGCGATGCTTTGAATTGCATTGTAAACTTGATCTTGAATTGGTTTTACCAATTGTTTACGCATCAAAAACAAATCGCCAGTAGGACCAAAATATAACGATTCAAGTCTTCTTAATTCTTCTTGTTTTAAAGTAATTTCCTCTTCTTTTTCTTCAATTAAATCTTTTGTTAAAATTGCTTTTTCGTTTGCTAAATCGGTTTTCATAACCTCTATATGACGTGCTTGTTGGTCTAGATTTGATTTCCATTTAGCAACTTTGGCATCTAACGTGTTTTGTGCTTTAATATATTCAGGAACATTTTCTAGAATATATTCCATATCTATATAAGCAATTAACTGATTTCTTTGTGACCAAGAATTGGATACACTACCTAAAAGAACGACGAATAAAAATATTTTTTTCATTTGTAAATTGAATTTAGAAAAAACCATGCCAAAAAAATAGATGCATTTACAAATGTACAATTTTCTTAGAATTGTCTTCCAATAATAAAATGTGTTTGCCAACCAGATTTTTCTGTAAATCCGGGTAAAGGATCAAACCCATGTGCAAAGTCGATTCCTAATAACCCGAATGCAGGCATAAATATCCTGATTCCTAATCCAGCTGAACGTTTTAACTCAAACGGATTAAATGTCCTAAAATTGTCATAAGAATTACCAGCTTCTAAAAATCCTAGTGTATAAATGGAAGCTGAAGGCGCATCAGTAATTGAATAGCGCAATTCTAATTGAAATTTATTGTAAATAGATCCTCCTTCAGCAGAAGAAAGTCTATTGTTTTCATAACCTCTTAAACCAATAACTTCTCTACCATCTAATTGAAAAATGGCAATTCCATCTCCACCAACGTAATATCTTTCAAATGGTGATAACCCCACTTTTGTGTTGTAATACCCTAAATATCCCATTTCAGCATTGGTCATCAAAACCAATTTATCTGTAAATGAGGTGTACCATTTTCCTTTCGCACTGATTTTGTAATATTCTAACCATTTGTAATTTTCTGCAATCAGATTATTTCTTTCTTCATCAGTTGCATCTTCTGGAATTGAATAATCTCTTCCATTTACTAATGAATATGGGAATGTTGCTTTGATACCCAAACTAAATTCAGATCCGTAAGTTGGGAAAATTAAACTTGGTCCCGCAGAATTTCTTGCAATGGTTGCACTGTATGATAAGTTGTTTAAACTTCCATTACTTAAGATATTTTCTCCAACTCTAAAACCATAATTATTTAAATTAAAAGCTTGGTAACTAACAGTTTGGGATAATTGAAAGAAATCATCTGGCCAATTTAAACGTTTTCCAAGACCTACAGAAGCTCCTACAATTCCTAAACTTTGACTTCTGTCAACATCACCTGTTTGAAAATTAAACTGATATTGATTGGATGAATATACTGAAAATGATAACGATTGTGGTTTTCTACCTCCTAACCATGGCTCTGTAAATGAAAAACTGTAGGTATTAAAAGTTCTACTAGATTGCAAACGTAAAGACAAACTTTGACCATCTCCCATTGGTAATGGTTTATATGCATCTTTGTTGAAAATATTTTTGATAGAAAAATTATTGAATGATAACCCTAAAGTTCCAATAAAAGAGCCACCACCATAACCCCCTTGCAATTCTATTTGACTTCCGCCTTTTTCAACTACTGTAAAATCAATATCAGCAGTTTTATTTTGATAATCTGGAACAACATCTGGAGAAACATTTTGATCAAAGAAACCTAATTGTCCAATTTCGCGAATAGAACGAATAATGGCACTTCTACTGAATAAATCTCCTGGTTTTACACGCAATTCTCTAAAAATTACGTGGTCGTTTGTTTTGTCATTTCCTCTAACTGTTACTTTTCTAATTCGTGCTTTTTCATCTTCACGAATTCTAATTTCAACAGTAATAGAGTCGTTTTCTACCTTGGTTTCAACAGCATTTACTTGCGAAAATAAGAAACCATTGTCTTGATATAACGTTGATAAATCATCAGAAGTAGGTGTTCCATCACCTTTTACTCGCTCTTTTAAAACGGCTCCATTATACACATCTCCTTTTTCAATTCGCAACATTGCTCGTAATTGCTCGTCTGTAAATTCTTTATTTCCAACGAAAACAATGTCCGCAAAACGATATTGTTTTCCTTCTTCTAACTCGATATTTATGTTGATTGTATTGTCTTTATTCCAAGTGTATCCTTCACTTAAAATTCGTGCATCTCTAAAACCTAATCTGCTGTATTTATCTAAAATTTTCTCTAAATCTTTTTGATAATCTTCTTCAATATATTTTGATCCTTTCCAAAAACGACCAAGCATTCTTTGTTTGGTTTTAGACATTGCTTTGCGCAATTTTTTGTCAGATAATTTTTCGTTTCCGGTAAAGTTAATTTTTTTGATTTTGATTCTTTGACCCTGATCAATATATACATTCATGTTTACAACATTCATGTCTGATGTATCTTTTTGAAGATCGAGCGTTACTTTTGTTTTTAAGAAACCTTTATCAGTATATTTTTTTGTGAAGTAGTTTTTGGTAGTTACTAATAAGTTGTCTGTAACCATTGCTCCCAATTTTAACTCGGCTTCTTTAATCAATTCTTTCGCTTTTGATTTTTTGACTCCGTTAATTTTTACTTGGTTTAATTGCGGCAATTCTTGCACATCGAATTCAAGATAAATAGTTTCACCATCTACTTTTACCAAATATACATCAACATTGCTAAATTGCTTACTTTCATATAATTTTTTAATGGCACTTGTTAATTTATCACCGGGCAAACGTAATAATTGTCCATTTACAAGACCTGTAAAAACTTTTACAGTTTCTTCACTAAATTTTTTTAAACCAGTAACTGTAATTCCACCTAAAATATATTCTTTACCAATTTCATAATCAACTTTTTGATTTTTGTTTATGGTATCTTTTTTGGTGTTGATAATACTGTCATTTTTAATATTGACAATGCTGTCATTCTTTATTTGTGCAGTTGCATTAAAAGTAAAAAATAGTGCAGAAAGCACTAATGACGCAGAAAATAATTTCATAAAAAATTTATTCTGTAAGTTGTTCGCTTGTTTTTCCAAATCTTCGTTCTCTATTCTGGTATTCTATGATGGCGTCATAGAAATGTTCTTCTCTAAAATCTGGCCAAAGTATATCTGTAAAATATAGTTCAGCATATGCCATTTGCCATAATAAAAAGTTACTAATGCGTTGTTCTCCACTAGTTCTTATCATTAAATCGACATGGGGCAAATTAAATGTATATAAATGGTTATTTATAGTATTTTCATCAATATTTTCTAAATCAAGTTCTTTATTAACAACTTTTTTAGATATCGTTTTCATTGCATTAACAATTTCTTCTCTAGAACCGTAGCTTAA encodes:
- a CDS encoding PorP/SprF family type IX secretion system membrane protein; protein product: MRFTYYACCFFFLSFFSIKSFSQETLPIYQDYLSDNVFLVHPSAAGIGNSSKLRFTARQQWAGIPNAPALQTVSFHTRFNEYSNAGYGLVLFNDKNGFHSQLGVQGTYAYHLPLSDGRLFNQLSFGLAFTFVQNQSDQRTFTGDRAIAAIIESTSYYNADFSVAYHLGGLSSYFTVKNLLLTAKNNLNVQEPLDLRNYIFSAGYYFGEELFVQFEPSIMMQFREGTGERIADVNIKAYKTFSQTQLWAALSYRQSFDTNAIQNARYVSPIVGINYQNWMFSYTYTNQMNETVLTNSGFHQVSVGVNLWTREQRAAACPNINSAFGGF
- the murI gene encoding glutamate racemase; its protein translation is MAQSASFPIGIFDSGVGGTSIWKEIVTLLPNENTIYLADSKNAPYGEKSKDEIIELSIKNTEFLLNQNCKIIVVACNTATTNAIKTLRKNYTIPFIGIEPAIKPAALSTKTNVVGILATKGTLNSELFEATSSIFKSHITIKEIVGKGLVELIEAGKINSPEMTMLLESYLQPMLAQNVDCLVLGCTHYPYLIPQIRRIVGEKMQIIDSGLAVAKQTKAILEKNNLLQTANQPGKHQFFSNSDCKVLEMLVGNEIAFTEIKSRDF
- a CDS encoding OmpH family outer membrane protein, encoding MRNFKTLLLIAVFTLGLGGVANAQKFGHIDFEKLVAEMPSTNKLKLDMEKLQKTYQDEIEGMGKKLEAKVKKYQAEQNAQTKEINESRALEVQQENQRYEQLRQTAGQEMQKKYAEGLNPIIEKAQKAIEDVAAAKGIVYVFDSSIGKGLLVSKGEDLFNAVKAKLGF
- a CDS encoding OmpH family outer membrane protein; the encoded protein is MKKIFLFVVLLGSVSNSWSQRNQLIAYIDMEYILENVPEYIKAQNTLDAKVAKWKSNLDQQARHIEVMKTDLANEKAILTKDLIEEKEEEITLKQEELRRLESLYFGPTGDLFLMRKQLVKPIQDQVYNAIQSIANRKNYDFVFEKSSDLVMLYSNKKYDISDLVLATIDRTRLSEEKKDQRNKKNEKNPLVDKEISEKQQELIDKKEALITEKKDELEKKEEEKKALVDAKKKEIEDKKEALAKKREEQRKILREKQEALKKKKEEEKKKKNQE
- the bamA gene encoding outer membrane protein assembly factor BamA produces the protein MKLFSASLVLSALFFTFNATAQIKNDSIVNIKNDSIINTKKDTINKNQKVDYEIGKEYILGGITVTGLKKFSEETVKVFTGLVNGQLLRLPGDKLTSAIKKLYESKQFSNVDVYLVKVDGETIYLEFDVQELPQLNQVKINGVKKSKAKELIKEAELKLGAMVTDNLLVTTKNYFTKKYTDKGFLKTKVTLDLQKDTSDMNVVNMNVYIDQGQRIKIKKINFTGNEKLSDKKLRKAMSKTKQRMLGRFWKGSKYIEEDYQKDLEKILDKYSRLGFRDARILSEGYTWNKDNTININIELEEGKQYRFADIVFVGNKEFTDEQLRAMLRIEKGDVYNGAVLKERVKGDGTPTSDDLSTLYQDNGFLFSQVNAVETKVENDSITVEIRIREDEKARIRKVTVRGNDKTNDHVIFRELRVKPGDLFSRSAIIRSIREIGQLGFFDQNVSPDVVPDYQNKTADIDFTVVEKGGSQIELQGGYGGGSFIGTLGLSFNNFSIKNIFNKDAYKPLPMGDGQSLSLRLQSSRTFNTYSFSFTEPWLGGRKPQSLSFSVYSSNQYQFNFQTGDVDRSQSLGIVGASVGLGKRLNWPDDFFQLSQTVSYQAFNLNNYGFRVGENILSNGSLNNLSYSATIARNSAGPSLIFPTYGSEFSLGIKATFPYSLVNGRDYSIPEDATDEERNNLIAENYKWLEYYKISAKGKWYTSFTDKLVLMTNAEMGYLGYYNTKVGLSPFERYYVGGDGIAIFQLDGREVIGLRGYENNRLSSAEGGSIYNKFQLELRYSITDAPSASIYTLGFLEAGNSYDNFRTFNPFELKRSAGLGIRIFMPAFGLLGIDFAHGFDPLPGFTEKSGWQTHFIIGRQF